Proteins encoded together in one Salmo trutta chromosome 3, fSalTru1.1, whole genome shotgun sequence window:
- the si:ch211-153b23.7 gene encoding uncharacterized protein si:ch211-153b23.7 — translation MDGGSLSASSSEQEADSSPYSASALLQNPEENGAIEESRVKVVEEEIVPAGERLLSGEDQGSLITDSMSVTSADQEKLLLLNRNTELRRVNKELMKLNEDWDHVYRSTTLSLQQRVETLEQESNTVKQLNNTLLLKVDHEQNKREYYEHTLMQELKKNQQLHEYVRLLEDRLHHIDTTRDWTKSTQTSLSTVTNLPETTPISDAPGVPNLSTSLSNGTIPGLSSSSGHGLPSHLFPSSTPGRGALSRGRISIGPYRALADQANPQKEVQDLKEQLEALRCQTEIYEADYQTEHKDHKHTQQENKRLRRTREEMRQQMALLQEQLKVYEDDFRKERSDKQVLQRLLMKKSPALVKQPVLVHRCNNEQQPAGGDRRRQKEEQREAHNSTPQPDHHPLCPKHCERRNTEEST, via the exons ATGGACGGAGGTTCACTGTCAGCATCATCGTCTGAGCAGGAGGCAGATTCTTCACCCTACAGCGCCAGTGCTCTCCTACAGAACCCAGAGGAAAATGGGGCTATAGAGGAATCAAG GGtgaaggtggtggaggaggagattgTCCCTGCTGGTGAGAGGTTGCTGTCCGGGGAGGACCAAGGCTCTCTGatcactgacagtatgtcagtcACCTCAGCTGACCAGGAGAAACTACTACTGCTCAACAGGAACACTGAGTTACGCAGAGTCAACAAAGAG TTGATGAAGCTGAATGAAGACTGGGACCATGTGTATCGCAGCACCACTCTGAGTCTCCAACAGAGAGTAGAGACTCTGGAGCAGGAGAGCAACACAGTCAAACAACTCAACAACACGCTGCTGCTCAAAGTAGACCACGAACAG AACAAGAGGGAGTACTATGAACACACACTGATGCAGGAGTTGAAGAAGAACCAGCAGCTACATGAATACGTCAGATTGCTGGAGGATAGACTACATCACATAGACACCACCAGAGACTGGACAAAGAGCACACAG ACCAGTTTGAGCACTGTGACCAATCTTCCAGAAACCACCCCCATCTCTGATGCTCCTGGGGTGCCGAATCTGTCCACTAGCCTCAGCAATGGCACCATACctggcctctcctcctcttccggCCATGGCCTACCATCccatctcttcccctcctccaccccagGTCGAGGGGCCCTGAGTAGGGGTAGAATCAGTATTGGCCCCTACAGGGCACTAGCGGACCAGGCAAACCCCCAGAAGGAGGTGCAAGACCTAAAGGAGCAGCTGGAGGCCCTCAGATGCCAG ACTGAGATCTATGAAGCAGACTACCAGACGGAGCACAAGGACCACAAACACACCCAGCAGGAGAACAAGAGACTGAGGAGGAcgagagaggagatgagacaaCAGATGGCCCTACTGCAGGAGCAG CTCAAGGTATATGAGGATGACTTTAGGAAGGAGCGGTCAGACAAGCAGGTCCTGCAGCGTCTACTGATGAAGAAAAGTCCCGCTCTGGTCAAACAGCCTGTCCTGGTCCACCGCTGTAATAACGAGCAGCAGCCTGCCGGGGGAGACAGGAGGCGGCAGAAAGAGGAGCAGAGAGAAGCTCACAACAGTACACCCCAGCCAGACCACCACCCGCTGTGCCCCAAACACTGTGAGAGGAGGAACACTGAAGAGTCCACATGA